From the genome of Gemmatimonas phototrophica, one region includes:
- a CDS encoding glycosyltransferase family 2 protein: MRSAVAWGTPVMASVVANGSAIATSPRWTFTMLTIPSRVEYLGRLLQSLAVLPTGQPFEVVIVYNSATDEEPMAVEQRIRAMAPSLPVRVYINSTDPTIGGGRRVQLSVCRTPLVAFIDDDLTLHGDVLRAIEDTLRTRPVGIVGLPSYEEDTDTRFKPRDSTPHVDVDGIRYMPVQGMLVAGYRRLFSDIGGFNPRRQFWGEWTEFNLRMWRHGFPTGYVLDRGFLRHWHKAPESPTRNMSGREQHVLWGLMCTALEYDAVSINEATDAFWRLAQDRYLQYSFGEQPSPKMLLASVLELMPRLSREFPAIHAFADDAKRHPFHFKPFEPLDEAQVRTVIAHAEHAVAPYRASLFDDDDVAPLPQKRTGWLRRIGKAMFARGVQSQVRA; encoded by the coding sequence GTGCGTTCTGCCGTTGCTTGGGGCACCCCGGTAATGGCATCGGTGGTTGCCAATGGCAGCGCTATTGCCACCTCGCCGCGGTGGACGTTCACCATGCTCACCATTCCATCACGCGTAGAGTATCTGGGACGGCTGCTGCAATCCCTCGCCGTGCTGCCCACCGGGCAGCCCTTCGAGGTGGTGATCGTGTACAACTCGGCCACCGACGAGGAACCCATGGCCGTGGAGCAGCGCATCCGCGCCATGGCGCCATCGCTTCCGGTGCGGGTCTACATCAACTCCACCGATCCTACCATTGGCGGTGGTCGTCGCGTGCAACTGTCCGTCTGTCGCACACCGCTGGTGGCGTTCATTGACGATGACCTCACCTTGCATGGCGATGTGCTGCGCGCCATCGAAGACACGCTCCGCACGCGCCCGGTCGGCATAGTCGGACTGCCGTCGTACGAAGAAGACACCGACACGCGCTTCAAGCCCCGCGACTCCACGCCGCACGTGGATGTTGATGGCATACGCTACATGCCCGTGCAAGGCATGCTGGTCGCCGGTTATCGCCGATTGTTCTCGGATATCGGCGGATTCAATCCGCGTCGGCAATTCTGGGGTGAATGGACCGAGTTCAATCTCCGCATGTGGCGCCACGGTTTTCCCACCGGCTACGTGCTCGACCGGGGGTTTTTACGCCACTGGCACAAGGCGCCCGAGTCACCCACGCGCAATATGTCGGGACGCGAGCAGCATGTGCTCTGGGGGCTCATGTGCACGGCGCTCGAGTACGATGCCGTAAGCATCAATGAAGCTACCGATGCGTTCTGGCGGCTCGCTCAGGATCGTTACCTGCAGTATTCATTTGGCGAACAACCCAGCCCCAAAATGCTGCTGGCCAGTGTCTTGGAGCTCATGCCCCGCTTGTCGCGCGAGTTCCCGGCCATTCACGCTTTTGCGGACGACGCCAAGCGGCACCCGTTTCATTTCAAGCCGTTCGAACCACTCGACGAAGCTCAGGTCCGCACCGTCATTGCGCACGCCGAGCATGCCGTCGCCCCGTATCGTGCGTCGCTGTTTGACGACGATGATGTTGCGCCACTGCCGCAGAAGCGCACAGGCTGGCTGCGTCGCATCGGCAAAGCCATGTTCGCGCGTGGGGTGCAGTCACAGGTGCGGGCGTAG
- a CDS encoding cation:proton antiporter, whose translation MRRLVILLILYAVMRGVFELASASAGTPTLMLFGFLILGAYSVGELVKPLGIPKIVGYMAAGILFGPSALAYVSKPALAELTPVSNLAIALIAFLAGAELQWSEIRQRGVAILKMMSAELLLCFVGVAGTLALLRGQLPLLAQAPAAEVFAFSLLFAAVAVVHSPAATIALLSESKANGPVARYTLGVVLVMDVAVVLIFTAVLSSARALVPPSGGGGGVQVGTVLWEIGGAVLVGGVLGAAVSLYLRFISRELMILALLVALLGAELARVLHVETLLTLLVAGFVTENAGGGRGENFRHAMERAAAPIFVVFFALSGARIDPLAVLPLWTIVVPIVLVRIVAIWGGIQLGGRWAKLDPAIHRHAWYGLVSQAGVAFGLAAVVADVYPARGETLRALLLATIAINQTIGPILFRFGLQRAGELNAESPSTPLQQIQTHNAHP comes from the coding sequence ATGCGTCGCCTGGTCATTCTGCTCATTCTGTACGCCGTCATGCGGGGCGTGTTCGAGCTGGCCAGTGCGTCCGCCGGCACGCCAACGTTGATGCTGTTCGGCTTCCTGATTCTGGGAGCCTACAGCGTGGGAGAGCTGGTCAAGCCCCTCGGGATCCCGAAGATCGTGGGATACATGGCGGCTGGCATTCTGTTTGGGCCGTCGGCTTTGGCGTATGTCTCAAAGCCGGCGCTGGCAGAACTCACCCCCGTGAGCAATCTCGCGATCGCACTCATTGCTTTCCTGGCCGGCGCAGAGTTGCAGTGGTCGGAAATTCGTCAGCGCGGTGTGGCGATCCTCAAAATGATGTCGGCCGAACTGCTGCTCTGTTTTGTGGGAGTGGCAGGCACTTTGGCATTGTTGCGTGGACAGCTGCCGCTCCTGGCGCAGGCGCCGGCGGCCGAGGTCTTTGCCTTCTCCCTGCTGTTCGCAGCCGTCGCGGTGGTGCACTCACCGGCGGCAACCATTGCCTTGCTCTCCGAATCGAAAGCCAACGGCCCGGTGGCACGCTACACGCTTGGTGTGGTGCTCGTCATGGACGTTGCCGTTGTGCTCATCTTCACCGCAGTATTGTCGTCCGCTCGCGCCCTCGTCCCGCCAAGCGGTGGCGGAGGAGGCGTCCAGGTCGGAACGGTACTCTGGGAGATTGGTGGGGCCGTGCTGGTGGGTGGCGTGTTGGGGGCGGCCGTGTCTCTCTATCTGCGCTTCATCAGCCGAGAGCTGATGATTCTGGCCTTGCTGGTAGCCTTGTTGGGGGCGGAGCTGGCGCGCGTGCTCCATGTGGAAACGTTGCTCACGCTGCTCGTGGCCGGCTTCGTCACCGAGAACGCCGGTGGGGGGCGCGGCGAGAACTTCCGGCACGCCATGGAGCGCGCGGCGGCGCCCATTTTCGTGGTGTTCTTTGCCTTGTCCGGGGCGCGTATTGATCCGCTGGCGGTGCTGCCGTTATGGACCATCGTGGTGCCAATCGTCCTCGTGCGCATCGTCGCCATTTGGGGGGGCATCCAGCTTGGCGGGCGGTGGGCCAAGCTGGATCCGGCCATTCACCGGCACGCGTGGTATGGCCTGGTTTCTCAAGCGGGCGTGGCGTTTGGGCTGGCGGCCGTCGTTGCCGACGTGTACCCGGCGCGCGGTGAGACGCTCCGCGCGTTATTGCTGGCCACGATTGCGATCAATCAGACGATTGGGCCGATCCTCTTCCGCTTCGGGTTGCAGCGCGCGGGGGAGCTGAATGCGGAGAGCCCATCTACGCCGTTGCAACAAATACAGACTCACAACGCTCACCCGTAA